From a single bacterium genomic region:
- a CDS encoding type II toxin-antitoxin system VapC family toxin: MIAFDTDVLTGILRGRVGLVERAAGIAADQQAVPVIVIEEIMRGRPPECHSSS; this comes from the coding sequence ATGATCGCCTTTGACACCGATGTCTTGACCGGCATCCTGAGGGGCCGGGTCGGTCTCGTCGAGCGCGCTGCCGGAATCGCGGCCGATCAGCAGGCCGTACCGGTCATCGTGATCGAGGAGATCATGCGCGGTCGCCCGCCTGAATGTCATTCGTCGAGCTGA